The sequence below is a genomic window from Ignavibacteriales bacterium.
TGCTCTTGCAATTTTAAGATCAGCCTCTGCCTGATCTGTCTGAAGTTTAGCTCCAATATTTTCACCAACATCAACATCAGCGATATCAATTGATAAAATTTCAAATGCTGTTCCTGAATCAAGTCCTTTTGCTAAAACACTTTTTGATATTCGATCAGGATTTTCCAGTACCTGTTTATGGTTGTCACTCGAACCGATTGTTGAAACTATACCTTCGCCAACTCTTGCAAGTATGGTCGCTTCACCTGCACCACCAACTAATCTGTCAATGTTGGCTCGCACGGTAATTCTTGCGATTGCTTTTAGCTGAATACCATCTTTTGCAACTGCTGCTACAACCGGAGTTTCAATTACTTTAGGAAGTACAGACATTTTAACAGCTTCAAGTACATCTCGGCCTGCAAGGTCTATCGCAGTTGCTCTTTCAAAAGTTAATCCAAGGTTAGCTTTATCTGCTGATACCAACGCATTTATTACTTTGATTACATTTCCACCGGCAAGATAGTGAGCTTCGAGTTTACTCATTTCTACTGTGATACCAGCTTTTGTAGCAGTAATCATACTTCTCACAATTACTACAGGTGGAACTTTTCTCAATCTCATACCAACAAGGTCTTTAAATATTTTGAGCTTAACTCCGGAAAAGTAAGCTGTTATAAATAATCCAATTGGTATGAAGTAGAGGAAAACTGATAGAAAAACAATAACCGCTATTATTATCACAATTGATAATCCAGCAACAGCATCCATAACACTCTCCTGATTAAGTTGGAATAAATTCAATACGAATATATGTTATTTTGGAAAAAGATTAAATGAGATGGGAATTATAATATCATTACTTCTTACTCTACAATAATTGTCTGATAGTTTGACATTTATGGAATAATAGTATGCAGAGTTATGACAAACATACAGGTTAGCAAAGGTTTTTGCTCCATTTTGTAAATAAGTTGGTGGTATAATATTTGTCCTTTCAGTTCTTAGTACAAATTTTAATTTGTTATAACATATAATAGTTTAGTTATTTGGAATTTTAGCAAAATAGACTAAATTCCAACAGTCTGATTAACTGTTTAGGTGAAAATATTGCATAATGAAACCAAACAGTAAGATTTAGTGTTTAATAATTTGTCATCATCTAGAACAAGGATTAAAAAATGGATGGAAATTTTTCAGATAGACTCCAGGATGTAATCAGATTAAGCCGTGAAGAAGCATTACGATTGGGGCATGATTATATAGGTACTGAACATTTACTTCTCGGTA
It includes:
- the floA gene encoding flotillin-like protein FloA (flotillin-like protein involved in membrane lipid rafts), encoding MDAVAGLSIVIIIAVIVFLSVFLYFIPIGLFITAYFSGVKLKIFKDLVGMRLRKVPPVVIVRSMITATKAGITVEMSKLEAHYLAGGNVIKVINALVSADKANLGLTFERATAIDLAGRDVLEAVKMSVLPKVIETPVVAAVAKDGIQLKAIARITVRANIDRLVGGAGEATILARVGEGIVSTIGSSDNHKQVLENPDRISKSVLAKGLDSGTAFEILSIDIADVDVGENIGAKLQTDQAEADLKIARAKAEERRAAAVALEQEMIAEVSKQRAKVVEAEAEVPKAIAEAFRTGNLGVMDYYNLKNIQADTEMRGAIAKPEEKKDKDNNG